One genomic region from Streptomyces sp. NBC_01431 encodes:
- a CDS encoding ABC transporter substrate-binding protein, whose translation MRSTRTHRTTTGTTRRTTTPPGHTRTLITAVSIGALALAAAGCGSGDGKKAAPTSSASGSAPAAGVQLPKLNGEKIEVAAVWTGPEQDNFVKVLKEFEARTGATVTFVPAQDPIVNFLGTKIAGGSPPDVAMLPQVGAIQQAVEKKWAKPVGAEAKAQLDANYSKVWKDLGSVGGTQYGVYFKAANKSLVWYNTKVFQNAGATVPTTWKNFLATADTISASGVTPVSVGGADGWTLTDWFENVYLSQAGPEKYDQLAKHAIKWTDPSVKDALTTLAQLFGKPNLIAGGANGALQTEFPASVTQTFTGGDQPKAGMVFEGDFAAVNIAQTSAKIGTDAKSFPFPAVGDKAPVVTGGDAAVALKDTKGAQALLTWLASTDAARIWAKAGGFVSPNKALDFGAYPNDVQRDIAKSLIAAGDNVRFDMSDQAPQSFGGTPGKGEWKDLQDFLKNPADIAGTQSKLEADAAAAFKN comes from the coding sequence ATGCGCAGCACTCGTACACACCGCACCACCACCGGCACCACCAGGCGCACCACCACGCCACCGGGCCACACGCGCACCCTCATCACCGCCGTGTCCATCGGTGCCCTCGCCCTCGCAGCGGCCGGATGCGGCAGCGGGGACGGGAAGAAGGCCGCGCCCACGAGCAGCGCCTCCGGCTCCGCGCCCGCCGCAGGCGTGCAACTCCCCAAGCTCAACGGGGAGAAGATCGAGGTCGCCGCGGTGTGGACCGGGCCCGAGCAGGACAACTTCGTGAAGGTGCTCAAGGAGTTCGAGGCGCGGACCGGGGCGACCGTCACCTTCGTGCCCGCCCAGGACCCCATCGTCAACTTCCTCGGCACGAAGATTGCCGGTGGCAGTCCACCCGACGTGGCGATGCTCCCCCAGGTCGGCGCGATCCAGCAGGCCGTGGAGAAGAAGTGGGCCAAGCCGGTCGGTGCCGAGGCGAAGGCCCAGCTCGACGCCAACTACTCCAAGGTCTGGAAGGACCTGGGGTCGGTCGGCGGCACCCAGTACGGCGTCTACTTCAAGGCCGCCAACAAGTCCCTGGTCTGGTACAACACCAAGGTCTTCCAGAACGCGGGCGCCACGGTGCCCACGACGTGGAAGAACTTCCTGGCCACCGCCGACACCATCTCGGCGTCCGGCGTGACCCCCGTGTCCGTCGGCGGCGCGGACGGCTGGACCCTCACGGACTGGTTCGAGAACGTCTACCTGTCCCAGGCCGGACCGGAGAAGTACGACCAGCTCGCCAAGCACGCGATCAAGTGGACCGATCCGTCCGTGAAGGACGCGCTGACCACCCTGGCCCAGCTCTTCGGCAAGCCGAACCTCATCGCGGGCGGCGCGAACGGCGCGCTCCAGACCGAGTTCCCCGCCTCCGTCACCCAGACCTTCACCGGCGGCGACCAGCCCAAGGCGGGCATGGTGTTCGAGGGCGACTTCGCGGCCGTCAACATCGCGCAGACCTCCGCCAAGATCGGCACCGACGCCAAGTCGTTCCCGTTCCCCGCCGTGGGTGACAAGGCCCCGGTGGTGACGGGCGGCGACGCGGCCGTCGCCCTGAAGGACACCAAGGGCGCCCAGGCATTGCTCACTTGGCTCGCGTCCACCGACGCCGCGCGGATCTGGGCCAAGGCCGGCGGCTTCGTCTCGCCCAACAAGGCCCTCGACTTCGGGGCCTACCCCAACGACGTGCAGCGCGATATCGCCAAGTCACTGATCGCGGCCGGTGACAACGTGCGCTTCGACATGTCGGACCAGGCTCCGCAGTCCTTCGGCGGCACCCCCGGCAAGGGCGAGTGGAAGGACCTCCAGGACTTCCTGAAGAACCCGGCCGACATCGCGGGCACCCAGTCCAAGCTGGAGGCCGACGCGGCCGCGGCGTTCAAGAACTGA
- a CDS encoding NmrA family NAD(P)-binding protein → MTIVVTTPTGHVGSRVVRLLIQAGVRPRVLVRDPERLAAATRGHLDVRRGDLADAAFVREATAGARTVFWVDPTPHTAEDPIGTTERTAAALADAAGAGDVARIVFLSSVGAEKRHGMGHIDGLARVEQLFDATGADVLHLRCGYFFTNLLLSLDELRQGVLTTAADPDGPMAWVDPRDIGEVVAARLLNEEWKGRVVQAVHGPEDLTFTRVAEILTGALGRPVRLRPVTDDDVRSQLGSAGLPPKAVEGIVGMLAGTRGLAREQPRDSTTTTPTPLSAWAYAQLRPLLAE, encoded by the coding sequence GTGACCATCGTTGTCACAACACCCACGGGGCACGTGGGATCGAGGGTGGTGCGGCTGCTGATCCAGGCGGGCGTCCGCCCGCGGGTACTTGTACGGGATCCGGAGCGCCTGGCGGCAGCGACGCGCGGCCACCTCGACGTGCGGCGCGGCGACCTCGCCGACGCCGCCTTCGTGCGCGAGGCGACGGCCGGTGCGCGCACCGTCTTCTGGGTCGACCCCACGCCTCACACGGCCGAGGACCCGATCGGGACGACGGAGCGCACCGCCGCCGCCCTGGCCGACGCGGCCGGCGCCGGGGACGTGGCACGGATCGTGTTCCTGAGCAGTGTGGGCGCGGAGAAGCGCCACGGCATGGGGCACATCGACGGCCTGGCCAGGGTCGAGCAGCTCTTCGACGCCACCGGCGCCGATGTTCTCCATCTGCGGTGCGGCTACTTCTTCACCAACCTCCTGCTCAGCCTGGACGAGCTGCGCCAAGGCGTGCTGACGACCGCCGCCGACCCCGATGGACCCATGGCATGGGTCGACCCCCGCGACATCGGCGAGGTGGTGGCGGCCCGGCTGCTCAACGAGGAGTGGAAGGGCCGGGTGGTCCAGGCCGTCCACGGCCCCGAGGACCTGACGTTCACCCGGGTCGCGGAAATCCTCACCGGCGCACTGGGCCGGCCGGTCCGGCTCCGCCCCGTCACCGACGACGACGTGCGCTCACAGCTGGGCTCGGCGGGTCTGCCCCCGAAGGCGGTGGAGGGCATCGTCGGCATGCTCGCCGGAACCCGCGGCCTGGCGCGCGAGCAACCCCGCGACTCGACCACGACAACACCCACCCCGCTGAGCGCTTGGGCGTACGCACAACTCCGGCCGCTGCTGGCGGAGTGA
- a CDS encoding FtsK/SpoIIIE domain-containing protein, translating to MQIRLTVLAPRSGHAAARACDVLVTAPAGTALAAVASGLASAACGSEVSGASVVLFAGRERLDAQRRILGEPPLLDGAVLSLATPAADEPAHDGPAPARLHVVAGPDAGGVHLLHGGRVAIGRSIESDVPLDDPDVSRRHCEVTVGEDGRVSVADLNSTNGTRIDGTEIGPSPVRLAPGALLRIGESALRLCAGGPEAEPSLATKPDGEGHLRVTPNPAPPARHPELGAPVRQLADPSGDTVHSFGTAQPPPPSPFGAPPAPFNGRPAPSGTSTGPAGPRSHEETHGAGFDVPGAPSAYGYEGPDGGPEAGRPSRRQGTPSHGTRLPESLRPYPDEPQHARADPADGGRRRGGIGAWARRLTGGRGEAVPEQAPAEQWRPPAEPLPESWPDPAALLLTALGPGPRLWEREPGHPEALAIRVGTADRGELAAVPVTVGLREVGSLGLAGPRDRLAGLARSAVAQLAALHAPTTLEIVLISTDRSRGLQARTAEWDWLGWLPQVRPAHGQDCRLLLAYDRDQATARTAELARRLDAGPLGPGWASADRSAVAEAAARHTGPYTVVVVDGDPGSAPLRESIARLAAAGSAAGIHLLCLAEAPPASAASPVEETYETACAASLAFRECGAVALLSGDVATALRLVRIAGGRPAGYGTVAAVDAVSRPWAERFARALAPLRTGEGGAATGRLASSLPQSSRLLDELGLARATPASLMARWESAPDGAVVLGTGPHGPVGVDLASDGPHLLVEGPAGSGRTELLRAVAASLAAGARPDRLGLILVDGAGGERGEGLRPCTELPHVSTHLIASDPVRMREFAQALGGELKRRAELLDGLGFAQWHTQREVSGRLVGQRQPPAAESRGDLDAPGSSTLRLRPVSRSQADAGPSLPRLVVLVDDLDALVAPALGSPGRPAAGSVVRALEAVARDGERLGVHLVAATARPDRTADTELARGARHRVVLDPPPASPSPDEPSPGRGRLHQPDGQSVPFQGGRVTGRIPRTATLRPTVVVLEWERMGDPPARRPVRELGNGPTDLALLASALDRAASLVNAERVAPLG from the coding sequence ATGCAGATCCGGCTGACCGTCCTCGCGCCGCGCAGCGGCCACGCTGCGGCGCGCGCCTGCGACGTGCTCGTCACCGCCCCGGCGGGGACGGCACTCGCGGCCGTCGCGTCCGGCCTGGCCTCGGCCGCCTGCGGCTCGGAGGTCTCGGGCGCGTCCGTGGTGCTGTTCGCGGGACGAGAACGGCTCGACGCACAGCGCCGCATTCTCGGCGAGCCGCCCCTGCTGGACGGCGCGGTGCTCTCCCTGGCGACCCCGGCCGCGGACGAGCCCGCCCACGACGGCCCGGCCCCGGCCCGGCTCCACGTGGTCGCGGGTCCGGACGCGGGCGGAGTCCATCTGCTGCACGGCGGCCGGGTCGCGATCGGCCGCTCCATCGAGTCCGACGTGCCGCTGGACGATCCGGACGTGTCGCGCAGGCACTGCGAGGTGACGGTCGGCGAGGACGGCCGCGTCAGCGTCGCCGACCTCAACTCCACCAACGGCACCCGCATCGACGGCACGGAGATCGGCCCGAGCCCGGTCCGTCTCGCACCGGGCGCCCTGCTGCGGATCGGCGAATCGGCGCTGCGGCTCTGTGCCGGCGGCCCCGAAGCGGAGCCGTCCCTGGCGACGAAGCCGGACGGCGAGGGCCACCTCCGGGTGACCCCGAACCCGGCGCCACCCGCCCGTCACCCCGAACTGGGCGCTCCCGTACGGCAGTTGGCAGACCCGTCCGGAGACACGGTCCATTCCTTCGGCACCGCGCAGCCGCCGCCACCCTCGCCGTTCGGTGCGCCACCCGCGCCGTTCAACGGGCGACCGGCTCCTTCGGGTACGTCGACGGGCCCCGCGGGTCCGCGCTCGCACGAGGAGACGCACGGGGCCGGGTTCGACGTGCCGGGCGCGCCCTCGGCGTACGGGTACGAGGGACCGGACGGCGGGCCGGAGGCGGGGCGGCCGAGCAGGCGTCAGGGCACCCCGTCGCACGGCACCCGGCTGCCCGAGAGCCTGCGCCCGTATCCGGACGAGCCCCAGCACGCGCGGGCGGACCCGGCGGACGGCGGACGGCGGCGCGGCGGGATAGGCGCCTGGGCCCGGCGGCTGACCGGCGGCCGGGGTGAGGCGGTGCCCGAGCAGGCGCCCGCCGAGCAGTGGCGGCCCCCAGCCGAGCCGCTGCCCGAGAGCTGGCCCGATCCGGCCGCGCTGCTGCTCACCGCGCTGGGCCCGGGGCCCAGGCTGTGGGAGCGGGAGCCGGGTCACCCGGAGGCGCTCGCCATCCGGGTCGGCACGGCGGACCGGGGTGAACTGGCGGCCGTGCCGGTCACGGTGGGTCTGCGCGAGGTCGGCTCGCTCGGGCTCGCGGGGCCGCGCGACCGGCTGGCCGGGCTCGCCCGCTCGGCCGTCGCCCAGCTCGCCGCGCTGCACGCGCCGACCACCCTGGAGATCGTCCTCATCAGTACGGACCGGTCGCGCGGCCTCCAGGCGCGCACCGCCGAGTGGGACTGGCTGGGCTGGCTGCCCCAGGTCCGCCCGGCACACGGCCAGGACTGCCGGCTGCTCCTCGCCTACGACCGCGACCAGGCGACGGCACGCACCGCGGAGCTGGCCAGGAGGCTCGACGCGGGCCCGCTGGGCCCCGGCTGGGCCTCGGCGGACCGGTCCGCGGTGGCCGAGGCGGCCGCCCGCCACACCGGCCCGTACACGGTCGTCGTCGTGGACGGCGACCCCGGTTCGGCGCCGCTGCGCGAGAGCATCGCGCGGCTCGCGGCGGCGGGCTCGGCCGCCGGCATCCATCTGCTGTGCCTCGCCGAGGCCCCGCCGGCGTCCGCGGCCTCGCCCGTCGAGGAGACGTACGAGACGGCGTGCGCGGCTTCGCTCGCCTTCCGTGAGTGCGGGGCGGTGGCGCTGCTCAGCGGCGATGTGGCGACGGCGCTGCGGCTGGTGCGCATCGCGGGCGGACGGCCCGCGGGGTACGGCACGGTGGCCGCGGTGGACGCGGTCTCGCGCCCCTGGGCCGAGCGGTTCGCCCGCGCGCTCGCCCCCCTGCGCACCGGCGAGGGCGGCGCCGCCACCGGGCGGCTCGCGTCCTCGCTGCCTCAATCATCAAGGCTTCTGGACGAGTTGGGGCTCGCGCGGGCCACTCCCGCATCCCTGATGGCCCGTTGGGAATCCGCTCCGGATGGGGCGGTGGTGCTCGGCACCGGGCCGCACGGCCCGGTCGGCGTGGACCTCGCGTCCGACGGCCCGCACCTCCTCGTGGAGGGGCCGGCCGGCAGTGGTCGCACCGAGTTGCTGCGTGCCGTCGCCGCCTCGCTCGCGGCGGGCGCCCGGCCGGACCGGCTCGGTCTGATCCTGGTCGACGGCGCGGGCGGCGAGCGCGGGGAGGGGCTGCGCCCCTGCACCGAACTGCCGCACGTATCAACCCACTTGATCGCTTCCGATCCGGTACGGATGCGGGAGTTCGCGCAGGCGCTCGGCGGGGAGCTGAAGCGCCGGGCCGAGCTGCTCGACGGGCTCGGCTTCGCTCAGTGGCACACGCAGCGGGAGGTCTCCGGGCGGCTGGTCGGACAGCGTCAGCCGCCCGCCGCGGAGAGCCGGGGCGACCTCGACGCACCCGGCAGCAGCACGTTGCGGCTGCGGCCGGTCTCGCGCAGCCAGGCCGACGCCGGGCCCTCGCTGCCCCGCCTGGTCGTCCTCGTCGACGACCTGGACGCGCTGGTCGCGCCCGCGCTCGGCAGTCCCGGCCGGCCGGCCGCGGGCTCGGTCGTGCGGGCCCTGGAGGCGGTGGCCCGCGACGGCGAGCGGCTCGGGGTGCATCTGGTGGCGGCCACGGCCCGGCCCGACCGCACGGCCGACACCGAGCTGGCCCGGGGCGCCCGGCACCGGGTCGTCCTCGACCCGCCGCCCGCGTCCCCCTCGCCGGACGAGCCGTCGCCGGGCCGGGGGCGGCTGCACCAGCCGGACGGACAGTCCGTGCCGTTCCAGGGCGGGCGGGTCACGGGGCGCATACCCCGTACCGCCACGCTGCGGCCGACGGTGGTGGTCCTGGAGTGGGAGCGGATGGGCGACCCGCCGGCCCGCCGCCCCGTACGCGAACTCGGCAACGGCCCCACCGACTTGGCCCTCCTGGCGAGCGCACTGGACCGCGCGGCGTCCCTGGTCAACGCGGAACGGGTGGCTCCGCTGGGATAG
- a CDS encoding serine/threonine-protein kinase has translation MRPVGSKYLLEEPLGRGATGTVWRARQRETAGSEASVAGQPGETVAIKVLKEELANDADVVMRFLRERSVLLRLRHDNIVRTRDLVVEGDLLALVMDLIDGPDLHRYIRENGPLTPVAAALLTAQIADALAASHADGVVHRDLKPANVLLDERDGAMHPMLTDFGIARLADSPGLTRTHEFVGTPAYVAPESAEGRPQTSAVDIYGAGILLYELVTGRPPFAGGTALEVLHRHLSEEPRRPTTVPGPLWTVIERCLSKDPDRRPSAENLARGLRVVASGIGVHSTPAQVEAADGVGALLAPDPAPAPVPEVPGAADPTQVLPSNAASYDPAARTSVLPQTGQGSRGAADPTAVMPPVPPGQPPRPEDPHPWQSQLQAARDRNEQTQLGRLSPDEDPLRRRPHRQQQPPQGYGRQGQQGYGQQPPQGYGGQRPPQRQQYAPPPQPYQQQPQQYAPQPQQYAPPQPPPQPQAPAREPREPREPRRRSPNRMRIPGLGCLKGCLFTVVLLFVAGWLIWELTPLQDWVAQGKSYWQAIGDGISTVSGWIKSIGNAGKQ, from the coding sequence GTGCGGCCGGTAGGCAGCAAGTACCTGCTCGAGGAGCCGCTCGGACGCGGCGCCACGGGCACCGTCTGGCGAGCCCGCCAGCGCGAGACCGCGGGTTCCGAGGCATCCGTCGCGGGCCAGCCGGGCGAAACCGTCGCCATCAAGGTCCTGAAGGAAGAGCTCGCCAACGACGCGGACGTGGTGATGCGCTTTTTGCGCGAGCGCTCCGTCCTGCTGCGGCTGCGCCACGACAACATCGTGCGCACCCGCGACCTGGTCGTCGAGGGCGATCTGCTCGCCCTGGTCATGGACCTGATCGACGGCCCGGACCTGCACCGCTACATCCGTGAGAACGGCCCGCTCACCCCGGTCGCCGCCGCGCTGCTCACCGCGCAGATCGCGGACGCGCTCGCCGCGAGCCACGCCGACGGCGTCGTCCACCGCGACCTGAAGCCCGCCAACGTCCTGCTGGACGAGCGCGACGGCGCGATGCACCCGATGCTCACCGACTTCGGCATCGCGCGCCTCGCCGACTCTCCGGGCCTGACCCGCACGCACGAGTTCGTGGGCACCCCCGCGTATGTGGCGCCGGAGTCGGCCGAAGGCCGCCCGCAGACCTCCGCCGTCGACATCTACGGCGCCGGAATCCTGCTGTACGAGCTGGTCACCGGCCGTCCGCCGTTCGCGGGCGGCACCGCGCTCGAAGTCCTCCACCGCCACCTGAGCGAGGAGCCGCGCCGCCCCACCACCGTGCCGGGCCCGCTGTGGACGGTCATCGAGCGCTGCCTCAGCAAGGACCCGGACCGCCGGCCGAGCGCCGAGAACCTGGCACGCGGCCTGCGCGTTGTCGCGTCCGGCATCGGCGTCCACTCCACCCCGGCGCAGGTCGAGGCGGCCGACGGCGTGGGCGCCCTGCTCGCGCCCGATCCGGCCCCGGCGCCCGTGCCCGAGGTCCCGGGCGCGGCCGACCCCACCCAGGTGCTGCCGAGCAACGCGGCCTCGTACGACCCGGCCGCGCGCACCTCGGTCCTGCCGCAGACCGGCCAGGGCTCGCGGGGCGCCGCCGACCCGACGGCCGTGATGCCGCCGGTGCCGCCGGGTCAGCCGCCGCGGCCGGAGGACCCGCACCCCTGGCAGTCCCAGCTCCAGGCGGCCCGCGACCGCAACGAGCAGACCCAGCTCGGCAGGCTGTCCCCCGACGAGGACCCGCTGCGCCGCCGCCCGCACCGCCAGCAGCAGCCCCCGCAGGGCTACGGCCGGCAGGGTCAGCAGGGCTACGGTCAGCAGCCGCCGCAGGGCTATGGCGGGCAGCGCCCGCCCCAGCGCCAGCAGTACGCGCCGCCGCCGCAGCCCTACCAGCAGCAGCCCCAGCAGTACGCGCCGCAGCCCCAGCAGTACGCGCCCCCGCAGCCTCCGCCGCAGCCGCAGGCCCCGGCGCGCGAGCCCCGGGAGCCGCGTGAGCCGCGCCGGCGCAGTCCGAACCGGATGCGGATCCCGGGTCTGGGCTGTCTGAAGGGCTGTCTTTTCACCGTCGTGCTGCTCTTCGTCGCGGGCTGGCTGATCTGGGAGCTCACCCCGCTCCAGGACTGGGTCGCCCAGGGCAAGAGCTACTGGCAGGCGATCGGTGACGGGATTTCGACGGTATCCGGCTGGATCAAGAGCATCGGCAACGCCGGAAAGCAGTGA
- a CDS encoding serine/threonine-protein kinase: MARNIGSRYTAHQILGRGSAGTVWLGDGPEGPVAIKLLREDLAADQELVGRFVQERTALLGLDHPNVVGVRDLVVDGNDLALVMDLIRGTDVRTRLDRERRLAPEAAVAIAADVADGLAAAHAAGIVHRDVKPENILLDMQGPLGPGGAHPALLTDFGVAKLIDTPRRTKATRIIGTPDYLAPEIVEGLPPRAAVDIYALATVLYELLAGFTPFGGGHPGAVLRRHVTETVVPLPGIPDELWQLIVQCLAKAPASRLRASELSVRLRELLPLVAGMPPLDVDEPDAEGAEDEEAYEDPYPTVPTTPRRGAVPLVPGAQHDSANRDTHTSMRVPGPDELAGGPLGTARAPRPSGAPRPGSARHRADQVRKRRLVLTTAAVALAAAVGVGGWLALSDRSDTQHPPQDTRNSAPVVP, translated from the coding sequence TTGGCACGGAATATCGGCAGCCGGTACACCGCCCACCAGATCCTGGGCCGCGGCAGCGCCGGCACGGTGTGGCTCGGCGACGGCCCCGAGGGCCCCGTCGCCATCAAGCTGCTGCGCGAGGACCTGGCCGCCGATCAGGAGCTGGTCGGCCGCTTCGTCCAGGAGCGCACCGCCCTGCTCGGCCTCGACCACCCCAACGTGGTGGGCGTACGCGATCTGGTGGTGGACGGAAACGACCTCGCCCTGGTCATGGACCTGATCCGGGGCACCGACGTCCGCACCCGCCTCGACCGCGAGCGCCGGCTCGCCCCCGAAGCGGCCGTCGCCATCGCGGCGGACGTCGCCGACGGACTCGCCGCGGCCCACGCGGCGGGCATCGTGCACCGGGACGTCAAGCCGGAGAACATCCTTCTGGACATGCAGGGCCCGCTGGGCCCCGGCGGCGCCCACCCCGCGCTCCTCACCGACTTCGGCGTCGCCAAGCTCATCGACACCCCGCGCCGCACCAAGGCGACGCGGATCATCGGCACCCCGGACTACCTCGCGCCGGAGATCGTCGAGGGCCTCCCGCCGCGCGCCGCGGTCGACATCTACGCCCTCGCGACGGTGCTCTACGAACTGCTCGCCGGGTTCACGCCGTTCGGCGGCGGCCACCCCGGCGCGGTGCTGCGCCGCCATGTGACCGAGACCGTGGTGCCGCTGCCCGGCATCCCCGACGAGCTGTGGCAGCTGATCGTCCAGTGCCTGGCCAAGGCCCCGGCCTCCCGGCTGCGCGCCTCCGAACTCTCGGTCCGGCTGCGCGAACTGCTCCCCCTGGTCGCGGGCATGCCCCCGCTGGACGTGGACGAGCCGGACGCCGAGGGAGCCGAGGACGAGGAGGCCTACGAGGACCCGTACCCGACGGTCCCCACCACCCCCCGCCGCGGCGCGGTCCCCCTGGTGCCCGGGGCGCAGCACGACTCCGCCAACCGCGACACCCACACCAGCATGCGGGTGCCAGGACCCGACGAGCTGGCCGGCGGTCCGCTGGGCACCGCCCGCGCGCCCCGCCCCTCGGGCGCCCCGCGTCCCGGCTCGGCTCGCCACCGAGCCGACCAGGTCCGCAAGCGCCGCCTGGTCCTGACGACGGCCGCGGTCGCGCTGGCGGCAGCCGTCGGCGTGGGCGGCTGGCTGGCACTGAGTGACCGCTCCGACACACAGCACCCGCCGCAGGACACCAGGAACTCGGCGCCGGTCGTCCCCTAG
- the prfB gene encoding peptide chain release factor 2: MAVVDVSEELKSLSSTMGSIEAVLDLDKMRADIAVLEEQAAAPSLWDDPEVAQKITSKLSHLQAELRKTEALRGRIDDLAVLFELAEEMDDPDTRTEAEAELESVRKALDEMEVRTLLSGEYDAREALVNIRAEAGGVDASDFAERLQRMYLRWAERHGYKTEVYETSYAEEAGIKSTTFVVSSPYAYGTLSVEQGTHRLVRISPFDNQGRRQTSFAGVEVLPVVEQSDHVEIDESELRIDVYRASGPGGQGVNTTDSAVRITHVPTGIVVSCQNERSQIQNKASAMNVLQAKLLERRRQEEQALMDSLKGDGGNSWGNQMRSYVLHPYQMVKDLRTEFEVGNPQAVLDGEIDGFLEAGIRWRKQQEK; encoded by the coding sequence GTGGCAGTCGTCGATGTATCCGAAGAGCTGAAGTCCCTCTCCTCGACCATGGGGTCGATCGAGGCCGTCCTGGACCTCGACAAGATGCGGGCGGACATCGCCGTGCTTGAGGAGCAGGCGGCCGCCCCGTCCCTGTGGGACGACCCGGAGGTGGCGCAGAAGATCACCAGCAAGCTTTCGCACCTCCAGGCGGAGCTGCGCAAGACCGAGGCCCTGCGCGGCCGGATCGACGACCTCGCGGTGCTCTTCGAGCTCGCCGAGGAGATGGACGACCCGGACACCCGCACCGAGGCCGAGGCCGAGCTGGAGTCCGTGCGCAAGGCGCTGGACGAGATGGAGGTCCGTACCCTCCTGTCCGGCGAGTACGACGCCCGCGAGGCGCTGGTCAACATCCGCGCCGAGGCCGGCGGCGTCGACGCCTCCGACTTCGCCGAGCGCCTCCAGCGGATGTACCTGCGCTGGGCCGAGCGGCACGGCTACAAGACCGAGGTGTACGAGACCTCGTACGCGGAAGAGGCCGGCATCAAGTCGACCACCTTCGTCGTCAGCTCGCCCTACGCCTACGGCACGCTCTCGGTGGAGCAGGGCACGCACCGCCTGGTCCGCATCTCGCCCTTCGACAACCAGGGCCGCCGCCAGACGTCCTTCGCGGGCGTCGAGGTGCTGCCGGTCGTCGAGCAGTCCGACCACGTCGAGATCGACGAGTCGGAACTGCGCATCGACGTGTACCGCGCGTCGGGCCCCGGCGGCCAGGGCGTCAACACCACGGACTCCGCGGTCCGCATCACGCACGTGCCCACCGGCATCGTCGTCTCCTGCCAGAACGAGCGCTCGCAGATCCAGAACAAGGCGAGCGCCATGAACGTCCTCCAGGCCAAGCTCCTTGAGCGCCGCCGCCAGGAGGAGCAGGCGCTGATGGACTCCCTCAAGGGCGACGGCGGCAACTCCTGGGGCAACCAGATGCGTTCGTACGTCCTGCACCCCTACCAGATGGTCAAGGACCTGCGCACCGAGTTCGAGGTCGGCAACCCGCAGGCGGTCCTCGACGGCGAGATCGACGGCTTCCTGGAAGCGGGCATCCGCTGGCGCAAGCAGCAGGAGAAGTAG
- the ftsE gene encoding cell division ATP-binding protein FtsE has protein sequence MIRFDNVSKTYPKQNRPALREVSLDIEKGEFVFLVGSSGSGKSTFLRLVLREERASHGQVHVLGKDLARLSNWKVPHMRRQLGTVFQDFRLLPNKTVAENVAFAQEVIGKPRGEIRKAVPQVLDLVGLGGKEDRRPGELSGGEQQRVAIARAFVNRPMLLIADEPTGNLDPQTSVGIMKLLDRINRTGTTVIMATHDQNIVDQMRKRVIELESGRLVRDQARGVYGYQH, from the coding sequence GTGATCCGATTCGACAATGTCTCCAAGACCTATCCCAAGCAGAACCGACCAGCCCTGCGGGAAGTCTCCCTCGACATCGAGAAGGGGGAGTTCGTCTTCCTCGTCGGCTCGTCCGGTTCCGGGAAGTCGACCTTCCTGAGGCTCGTCCTGCGAGAAGAGCGCGCCAGCCATGGGCAGGTGCACGTGCTCGGCAAGGACCTGGCCCGGCTCTCCAACTGGAAGGTGCCGCACATGCGGCGCCAACTGGGCACGGTCTTCCAGGACTTCCGGCTGCTCCCCAACAAGACCGTCGCGGAGAACGTCGCGTTCGCCCAGGAGGTCATCGGCAAGCCGCGCGGCGAGATCCGCAAGGCCGTGCCGCAGGTGCTCGACCTCGTCGGGCTCGGCGGCAAGGAGGACCGCAGGCCCGGTGAGCTCTCCGGTGGTGAGCAGCAGCGCGTGGCCATCGCGCGCGCCTTCGTCAACCGGCCCATGCTGCTCATCGCGGACGAGCCGACCGGCAACCTCGACCCGCAGACCTCCGTCGGCATCATGAAGCTGCTCGACCGGATCAACCGGACCGGCACCACCGTAATCATGGCGACCCACGACCAGAACATCGTCGACCAGATGCGCAAGCGCGTCATCGAGCTGGAGTCCGGCCGCCTCGTACGCGACCAGGCGCGCGGCGTCTACGGCTACCAGCACTGA